One Candidatus Alcyoniella australis genomic window, CATCACCAGCGGCCCGGTACTCGAGCGTCCGGGCGATCTGGCAGCGATCCTGACCAACCTCGAGCCCAACGACGTGCTGTTTATCGACGAGGTCCACCGCCTGAGCCATGTGGTCGAGGAGGTACTGTACCCGGCGATGGAAGACTTTGAGCTCGACCTGATCGTCGGGCAGGGACCCTCGGCGCGCTCGATCAGAATGGACATCCCGCGCTTTACCTTGATCGGCGCCACGACCCGCGTGGGCTTACTTACCGGACCGCTGCGCGACCGCTTTGGTTGGGTCGCGCGCCTGGACTATTACAGCGACCAGGAGTTGACCCAGATCCTGCTGCGTAGCGCGCGCATTCTCGGGGTACCGATCGTCGATGACGGCGCGGAAGAGATCGCGCGACGCTCGCGCGGGACCCCGCGCGTTGCCAACCGCCTGCTGCGCCGCGTGCGCGATTTTGCCCAGGTCGAGGGCGAGGGGGTTGTGGACCACGCAATAGCCGAACACGCCCTGGGAAGGCTCGAGGTCGATTCCGAGGGCCTGGACATGATGGACACCAAGTTTCTGCGACTGATGATCGACAAGCACGGCGGAGGTCCGGTGGGCGTCGAGACCCTGGCCGCCGGACTCTCCGAGGAACGCGACACGCTCGAAGAGGTGATCGAGCCCTACCTGCTGCAAAAGGGATTCATCGCGCGCACCCCGCGCGGCCGGGTGGCCACGGAGCACGCCTACCGCCACCTGGGAATCAAGGGCCCGACGATCGCGCCCCAGAAAAAACTTTTCTAATCCACCTGGCCGAATAGATGAGCGCCAATAAAACCAAACTCCGCATTCCGTTGCCGCCCAAGCCCGGCGGACCGCACGAGGTCAAGGGGCGCAAGCGCAAGCAGCAACAGCTCGATAAACGCCGCCGGATCGAAGAGGGGCTCTCCGAGCGCGAACGCTCGCGCAACAAGGACAAGGATTGATGGGCGGAGTGCTGGTGGTCTGCACCGGCAACCTGTGCCGCAGCCCGCTGGCCGCAGGCTATTTATCGATGCGTCTTGCTGATTCAGGTTCAGGGCGTATCGTGGCCTCGGCAGGCACCCACGGGGTCGAGGGGTCGCCTGCAACTCCCCAAGCCTGCGAGGTGGCTTTAGAGAACGGATTCGACATCAGCGGCCATCGCGGTTGCGAAATCACGATCGCGATGCTCGAACAATACGCATTGGTGCTGCTGATGGAACGCAGCCAGCGCGAGCATTTGGCGCAGCTCTACCCTGAATGGTCAAACAAACTTCGACTGCTCAGCGAGTTCGGACCGCATGACGGGCCGGTTGATATACCCGATCCCTACGGTGCGCCGGTCGAACAATATCGGCACGTCTTCTCGCTGATGCGACCGTGTCTCGATAATTTTGCCGCTTGGTGGGCGGATCAACACCTGGTGGGCGGCGTGCTGATAATCAAGGCGACCACCGGATCAGATCAGCGCGGCTGGTCGAGCCATCTGGCCCAGATCATGCCCTGGCCGCTACGCGAGATGCGCAACGTGCACGCTGTGGAGCTGCTGCCCGCGGCTGTGCGCGGCAACCACCTGCACCAATCGACCAACGAGGCGATCCTGGTGATCGGCGGTCCGTGCGAGGCCGTATTTTGCAAAGACGGCGATGTGGCGAAGGTGGTCTGCGCGCAACATGGTCCGGTGTTGATCGCGATTCCCGCTGGCACGGCCCACGCCTTTCGCAATTTTTCGGATTCGCCGATCGAGCTGATCTGTCTGACCGATCGTGAGTTCGATCCGCAAGAGCCTGATCAGATCCGGGTGGAGCTGATCGCCTAACCCAACCCGAACTTCATTGCCAACCTACGCGCCAGACCCATGCGCTCGTCCACCGCGCCGTGGGGGCACAGCTCATGGCAACAGAAGCACTCGATACAGCGTTCGGGGTCGATGCGCGGCAGCGGATCAAAGGTGATGCACTCCGCCGGGCAGGCATTGGCGCAGGTCTCGCAACGCTGGCAGCGATCAACGTTGATCACCGGCCTGATCCACAACATGCCGTAGAACATGCGGTAGAACAGACGCGGCATATTGCGAAACCAGGTCGGGGGCGGAGCAAGCTTCAGGGCGTCGGACGCCAAATTCATACCGCGCAGCTCGATGTGTTCGATGCGCGATTCCCCCAATCCGCGAGCCGTAGCATGATCCAGGTAATGGATGCGCACTTTGCTAAAACCCATCAGCTCGGCGGTCGCCCGGTCCACGGCCACGGGGTCGGATCCGCAAAGCAGCCAGCCGATCTGTTCGATCGTTCCCTCGCTGGGTCCGCGTCCGGACATGCCGACCACCGCGTCCATCACTGAAAAGGTCGGACGGGCAACGGCCAGAATATCGACCAGCGATTCGTTGAACGCCTCATATTGCGCCAGGGTGTGCAGCCGTTTGCGCTCGCGGGCGGGGATCGTACCGAACATGTTTTTTACCGCTCCGGTGAACATCGCCTGCATGTGGGTCTTGGCCTTGGCCAGGCTGATCACCGCGTCCGCGTCGACAATGTCCTGGGCCACGAACAACGTTTGCGTTTGCTGTCCCTCAGGAACCGTCAGCTCGCAATATCCGTGGTCTTGAAAGGTGAAGTACTCGACTCCCAGCTCGTCGCAGACCGCGGCCGTGCCCGTCGCCGTAAAAGCGCGGCGCACTTGATCAATGGGCAGCATGCCCGGCTCCTCGCCCACGCAAACATCGGCGCCCAACTCCAGCAGGTTTTTAAGCACGGCCCGTAATACCTCAGGGTGGGTCGTGACCGCCTTTTCCGGTGCCACAGGCAGCAGCAGGTTGGGCTTTACCAGCACCTTGCGCCCAGGGCCGATAGCAGCGGGCCACCCTCCGGCGCGTTCCAGGGCCAGGGCAAAGGCCTGCGAAATCAGATCGCGATCGTACTGCTGGCAACGCGCCGCGCCGACAAGGGCCGTCATCAATTCCTCCCAGATTGGTGTCCAGCCTAGGAAAGCGGCTTGCCGCATGTCAAGGCGACATACCGAAAGTCCGCTGCGCCATTGCCCGCACAGGGGGCGTCTGCTAACTTCGATTTCAAGTTAATGGATGATTTATAAATGACAAAGCACAACAGCTCGCGACTTATCATCATCGCCGGAGACGGAATGGATCCGCGGATTTGCGACCGAATGATCGCCGCGGGAGAGCTTCCGACGTTGGCGCGGCTGTGCCACGGAAAGACGATCGCGCGTCTGGGCACCACGCTTCCCTCGCAGTCGCCAGTGGCCTGGACCACGGCGTTGACCGGTGTCAATCCTGGGCGTCATGGGATCTTCGATTTTCTACGACGCGATCCACAGAACTACCTGCCGTCCATCGGGCTCTACGATTACGGTCCCAATGGATTCGTCACCCGCCGCCGTGCGCCGCTGGTCAGCGAACTGCTGGCCAGGCAGGGGATTCGCAGCCTGCTGTTGCGCATTCCGGGCACGTTCCCGCCGCCCCAGGGCGCGGGCGACGTGTTGTGCGGCCAGGGCACGCCCGACCTGGTCGGCGCCTGGGGGCGCTCGGCAGTCTATGAAACGGGCCGCGAACGCGAGGCCGGTAGCGTAATGGGTGTGCGCCTGCTGCCGCTCAAGCCGATCGATGGCGGATTTTGCGCAAATATCTTTGGCCCCGAAGGCCACACGCTGGAGCTGCGGTTGGACCGTGTGTCGTCTGATGGCGCGCTGCTGCGCTTGGGCGGCAGTGAGATCGTTCTGGCGCGCGGTGAACTCAGCGACTGGCTCTCGCTGCAATTCGGCTCAGGCGACGATGCTGTTCACGGCCAGATCCGCTGCCTGCTGCTACTGGGTGGTCCGGCGCCGCGTCTCTACTGCTCGGCGGTGATGGTCGATCCCCTCGAACCCGCGTTCGCCGTGAGCGAGCCCGCGGGACTGAGTCGGTCGCTGGCCCAATCGTTCGGCCGCTTTGCCACGCTGGGCTGGGCCGAGGACACCTGGGCTCTGATCGAAGGGCTGACCGGTTTCGACGATTTTCTCAACGAGGTCGAACGCAACCTAGAGCTGATCGAACGCATGACCTGGTGGGCGGTGCACGAGTCCGACTACCGGATGGTGTTCACCTGTTTTGAACATACCGACCGCGTGGCGCACCTGCTGGGCCACCTTGCCGATCCCGACCATCCACGCCACGACCCGGCGTTGGCCAAGCGTTACGGAGCCGAGCTGTTCAAGGCCTATCGCCGCATTGACGCGTTCTGCGGCAAGCTGCTGGACAGCATGGGACCGCAAGACACGCTGCTGGTAATCAGCGACCACGGTTTCTCCCCCTTCGCCTGGCAGGTCAACCTCAACTCCTGGCTCGCGGCCGAGGGCTACCTGACGGTGCGCGATGAGCTGCCGCACGAGCGGACCCTTGACGAGCTGTTCGAGCACACCTGTTTTTTATCAAACGTCGCCTGGCAGGGGACCAGCGCTTACAACGTCGGCCTGAGTTCGATCTACCTCAACCTCGAGGGGCGCGAGGGGGGCGGGATCGTGCCTCGCGGCCGCTCGTCCGCGGAGCTGCTCGATCGGATCTCGCGCGGGCTGCTGGAGCTACGGCACCAGGGTCGGCCGGTGGTGCGGCGCGTGCTGCGCACGGATCGCGAGCTTTGGGGCACGGCAATGGCCGACGCTCCGGACCTGACGGTCTGTTTTGCGCCGGGTTTTCGTACCGCATGGCAAAGCTCGCTGGGCGCACTGTCGCCTGACGTGATATTTGACAACATGGGTCCGTGGGCCTCGGATCACTGCTCGTCCGATCCGCTGGACGTGCCCGGAATTCTGGCGGCCAACCGACCGATCAGCAAAAGCGATCCATGGTTGGCCGACGTGGGGGCCACAATGGCGGCGTTTTTCAATGTCGAACCCGACGAGCCGCTTGACGGCCAAGACCTGTTCGCGAAGGACAGATGATCGTTCGCTACGACTGTTGCTTTTATCTGGGTGAGAAGCCCTGCCGTTTCAAGCGGACCTGCGAGGGTTGCGATCATTACAAGCCCCAGGGGACCCGCGTGCTGATCATCAAGCTCGGGGCGATGGGCGATTGCCTACGCACCACGCCGCTGCTGCGTGCATTGGATAAACTCCATCAGCCGCTGCACGTCAGCTGGATCACCGATCCGGCATCGTATCCGCTGCTGCTTCACAACCCGCTGATCGACCGGCTGCTGACCCTCGATCTGGAGGCCGTGCTGCGGCTGGACGTGGAGCGCTTTGACCTTGCGTACTGCTTTGACAAGGACCCGCGGGCAATCGCCGCGATGATGCGTTGCCGGGCCCAGCGCAAGTTCGGCTTTGGCATGACCGAGCACGGCTCGCTGTGCGCGTTGAACCCGGAGTCCGAGTACGCCCTGCGCCTGGGTCTGGACGATCCGCTGAAGTTTGAGCACAACCGCAAAACCTATCAGCAGATAACCTTCGAGATGGCCGACATGGAGTTCAACGCAGAACCATACTTGCTCGAGCTGACGGATGCAGAGCACAGCCTGGCCGAGCAAAAGTTGGCGAAGCTTGGAATCGCTTCCAATGAGCGGCTGATCGGGCTGAACACCGGAGCGGGCGCAGTCTTTGCCACCAAGCGCTGGCCGGTTGAACATTGGATCGAGCTGGGCCAAATGCTGAGCCGCGCCGGACACGGGCGGTTGCTGCTGCTCGGCGGCCCCGAGGAGGTCCAGCGCAACGCGGCTATTGGCGAGGCTCTGGGCGATGCGGTCGTCGATACGGGCACGGATAATCCGCTGCGCGTGTTCGCCGCCATTGTATCGCGCCTGGGACTGCTGGTCAGCGCCGACACCTTGGCGATGCACCTGGGGCTGGCGCAGGGCGTGCCGTGCGTGGCGCTGTTCGGCTCGACCACGCCGCACGAGGTCGAGTGCTACGGCCTCTGCGAAAAGCTCGTGTCGGACGCTGACTGCGCGCCGTGCTACCGATCCAGCTGCGAGGACATGCGCTGCATGGAGGGGATTACCCCCGCAACGGTCTTTGCCGCCTGCAAGCGGGTGCTGGCTGTTGATTGAGTTTGCATCAGGGGCGTTTTGGGGCTAATTCTACGTGCTCTAATAAAGAGGGATAATCTATCGGATGAGGTTTGTTGCGCTCAAACCGGGGGACACGCTGGGCGTGTTCGCGCTCTCCAGCCCCTTTGATCCGCAGCTGCTCGATAAGGGAGTAGCGCGAATCAAGGAGATGGGGTTTGCGGTTAAGCGGGCGTCCAACCTCGGGCTTGCGGAAGGCTACCTCGCGGGCGAGGACGAGCAGCGGGCAGCGGGATTCAACGAGTTGCTGCACGACAGCTCGGTGCGGGCCTTGATCGCGGCGCGCGGCGGCTACGGCTGTTCGCGCGTTTTACCGCTGATCGAGTTCGAAGCGCTCGAGGCTGACCCGCGACCGATAATCGGCTGCTCGGACTTGACGATGCTGCAGATGCTGCTGCTCGCACGCGGACTGCCGTGCATCCACGGCCCGATGGTCGCCTCGCAACAGATGATCCAGTCGGATACGGGTGGCAACCGGCTGCGTTCGCTGCTGCTGAGAACCGACCAGCCGCAGCCGATCAGACCGGAACAGGGCAGGGTGCTGCGTCCGGGTAACGCTGACGGGAAGTTGATCGGCGGCAATCTGACGATGATCGTCAATGCCCTGGCCGCGGGAGTGATCGGGCCGGAGCTGTTCGACGGCGCGCTGCTGTTTCTCGAGGAAACCAACGAACGGCAGTATCGCATCGATCGGATGCTGACTACGCTACGGCTCTCATCAATATTGGAACGAATCAACGGCCTGATCCTCGGAAGTTTTCTTGGCGATATCGACGACACGACCCTGGACCGGCTGGCGCTTCAAAGCGTCGGTTCACGCAAAATTCCGATAGCGGCCGGTTTCCCCGTCGGCCACGGCGACCTGAACCTGGCGTTGCCCCTGGGCGTTCAGGCGCGGCTGCAAGGCGTGGAGCTGAGCTTTGGATGATAACGGAACCACCCCTGCCGCATGGCAGTCGGTCGTCGACCTGCTCGAAACAGGACGGCGCGATAATCTGTTCTCGTGCTACGATCTGGTAGCCGGCCGCGGCGACCAAACACGATCAATCCGCGGCGGTTGGGCCCAACGCGAGCCCGAGGCGCGAAAGCTCGACGACAATCCGATCTTCGATCTCGGATCGCTGACCAAGGTGATCTGCACCACAACTCTGGTGATGCAGGCCGTGGACCAGGGGCTGATGCGCCTGGATCAGACCGTGGCCGAGCTCTGGCCCGAGTTCCCGGCGCCTTGGGCCTCCAAGGTCACGCTGACCCACCTACTGAGCCACAGCTCGGGCCTGGCCGCCACCCGTCCATATTTTGAGAAGATGCAAGGAGTTGGCGACATCCTCTCGCGGGTGGCCATCGACCCGCTGGACGCCACGCCGGGCAGGGTTAGCATCTATTCGGATCTGGGTTTCATGGTGTTGGGCCGGATTCTCGAGATCCACCTCGGAGCGAGGCTCGACCAACTATTTTATACGCGCGTAGCCCAGCCGCTGGGACTGGAGCAGACGTTCTTTCTGCCCATTGAGCGCGGTAAGAGCTCGCCGCAATACCCCACCGAACGCTTCGTAGCAACCGAGCGTTGCCGCAATCGGGGCAGGGTGTTGGTGGCCGAGGTGCACGATCACAATGCCTGGGCCATGGGCGGCGTTGTCGGCCACGCCGGACTGTTCGGGACTGCATCAGATGTCTTTCGCTTCGGCCGGATGACACTCGATTCCTGGCAAGGCCGCGGGCCGCTGCCCACGGAACAGGTCAGGCTTTTCGCCAATCGCGCGCAGATCGTGCAGGGCTCGGACCGTGCACTGGGTTGGGACACGCCAAGCAGCGGCCGATCCTCATCAGGTACGATGTTCGGCAGCCAGGCTATCGGGCATCTGGGTTACGTGGGCACCAGCCTCTGGGTCGACCTGCAGAGCGGTACGCTGATCGTGCTGCTGACAAATCGGGTTCACCCGGAGGACACCGCAGCGGGCAGGCGCGCGATGCGCGCGTTCCGTCCCGGACTGCACGATGTTGTCTGGGAGGCACTTGACCCTGGTCTTGATACATAATTTACATAAGATATCAAGTTGATATCGACATTGATTAATGTAGAATATTAAGTAATGAGTAACAATAGCACTAATTACAACGATTATTACTACATTCCGCCCGACCTGAGGCCCTTGCCGCCGCAGCATTCGCAGCGGATTTACATGATCGGCATCTGTGGAATGGGCATGGGCACCTTGGCCTCAATGCTCAAGCAGTCCGGGCGCGAGGTGATCGGTTCGGACTCGGCGATCTACCCGCCGATGAGCGAGCACTTGGCATCCCAGGGAATCACGGTGCTGCCCGGGTACGATCCGGCCAACCTCGAACGGCCCATCGACCTGGTGGTCGTGGGCAACGTTGTGCGCAAGGACAACCCCGAGGCAGCGTCGACTGTCCAGCGTGGACTGCCCTACGTTTCAATGGCCGAAATGCTCGAGCGCGAGTTCATCAGCGGCCGCACCTCGGTTGTGATATCCGGCACCCACGGCAAGACCACTACCTCCGGGTTGACGGCCTGGGCCCTGCAGCAGGCCCGGATGAGCCCCGGATTCATGGTCGGCGGTATCCTGCGCAACTTCGGCTCCAGCCATGCGCTGCCCGGCGGCCCGGAATCGCCCTTTGTCTGCGAGGGGGACGAGTACGATACCGCCTACTTTGATAAGGGCCCCAAGTTCCTGCACTACCGGCCCGAAGTGCTGCTGCTGAACAATGTCGAGTTCGATCACGCGGACATCTATCAAAACTTGGATCACGTGTTGTGGGCCTTTAACACGCTGCTTGATCGCATGGACCCCGCAGGCACGGTAGTCGCCGGAATCGATTGCCCGAACGTGCGAAGACTTGTGCAAGACCGCAAACAGCGCGTGATCAGCTATGCCACGGCTTGCGACGCCCAGATCAGGGCGTGCAGTTGGAAATTCGACGCCGGCTTGACCACCATCGAGACAGCGATCGAGGGACAATCCGTGGAGCCGATTGCGACACCGTTGATCGGCGAGCACAACGTGCGCAACGTGCTTGCCTGCTACGGCGCCTGTCGCCGGCTGGGAGTTGACGAGTCCGTATTCAGGAAGGCGATGCTCACGTTCCAGGGCATGGCGCGGCGCTCGCAGGTGCTGCTCGACGGAGCGGTCAAACTGATCGACGACTTCGCCCATCACCCCACGGCAGTGGCCACAACCCTCGATGGACTGCGTGCAGCCCACCCTGGACGCCGACTTGTCGCGGCGTTCGAGCCGCGGTCGGCAACCAGCCGTAGCAACCGCTTTCAGGAGCAGTATACCGTAGCGCTGAACCGCGCCGACATCGTGTTCCTCGCTCCGCTGCACCAGCCCGAACGACTGCTGCCGGAACAACGTCTCGATTTGGAGCAAATCGCCGAACAGTTACGGCTTGCCGGACGTAACTGCAGCGTAGGCCGCAGCCACGAGGAGCTGTCCGTGGCAATGCTCGAGTGCATTGAACCCGGCGACGTGGTCGTGCTGATGAGCAACGGCGGATTCGGCGGGCTGCCGCGTAAACTGGCGCAGGCATTGGAGCGCAAATGAGCGTCGACAATCTGCCGATGGCCATCAAGCCGGAAAGTAAGTTGCTGCTGGCGTGCACCAACGAAATCGAGACGATCCTGATCAGCGTTGCGCTGAGTCAATGCCTTGAGACGCCGCTGGTTCGGCTGTTCATGTCGCACTTGGGCCTGGGCCGGCTAAGCAATGTTCCGGTATTCCGTCAAGGGAAGACACCGACCGTGCTGATCGGCTTTCCCACACCGCGACTGGCGCAGGACGAGGAGGCGGCGCGCAAGGTGCTGAAGCTGGGCTTGGACCTGACCTGGATCAGCGAGCATCCGCTGGATGCCGATGAGATCGCCGCTGCACCGCGACTCCGGTTGGAGCCGGTTGACCAAGGATTATGGCAAACCGTTTGCCGCGTACTGGGATGCCCGCGTTCGGCCATCGAGCCATTTGCCGGAATCGCAGCCGAGCTTGGCGAGCCGCTGGTCGATCCCCAGGTAGCGGACCACGACACGGCCTGGCGCTATTGCCTGGAAGCAGCCTGCCAGGAGCCGCAATACCTCGGACCGAGCTCGGCAGGTCTGATCAGCGGCCTCCAACCCGATCCGATCCTGGTGCTGGCCGGTCACCAGCTGATCGTGCAGCGTTCCCAACTCGCTGCCGACAGCAGCTTTCACACCTTCGACACGCCCAACGGCCGTGCGGTATTGGTGTTGGCGCCGCGTAGGGCGCTGGGCTTCTACTACGGCCTGGCGCATGAGGTGAGACGGCGTAGGTCGTGCGTGCTGAGCGTGCTGGCGTTCGATACGGGCGAGCCGCTGATCGTCGAGTACGAACAGCGGCCCAGCGATTTTAAGCTGCGCATGGAGATGATCGGCTCGCGGTTCCCCGAGCACGTGGTCAGGCCCTACGGACCAAGCGGAATCGCGATCAAGGGCTCAAAGGCGGGGTCGCTGGACGTACTCGATCCGCTGATCGAGCTGCTTTCGAGCGAGATCAACTAGCCCTCCACGCCCGGCGTGCCTGCCGTGCGCAGAGGGCGTCGGTAATTGACTATTCGGCCGTGACCTGCTTGATCTCGACGTGCTCGATCACAACGTCCTTGATCGGCTTGTCCATGGCCGCAGTGTTCGCGCGGGAGATTTTCTTCACCACGTCCATACCCTCAACTACTTCGCCGAAAATCGTGTGCTTGTTGTTCAACCACGGCGTGGCGGCCTCGGTAATGAAGAACTGGCTGCCGTTGGTTCCCGGTCCGCGGTTGGCCATTGCCAGCATACCCGGATGGCTGAACTTCAGGCTCGGATCGAACTCGTCCTGGAAGGTATAGCCCGGTCCGCCCGCGCCCGTGCCCTGCGGGCATCCGGCCTGGATCATGAAGTCCGGGATCACGCGATGGAAGATCAACCCGTCGTAGAAACGGCTCTTTATCTTCTGGCCGCCGCGGTCGGTCCACTCCTTTTTTGCCGTGGCCAGCTCGACGAAGTTGGCGACGGTCATCGGCGCCTTGTCGTCGAACAACTTAATCGTAATCTCGCCCATGCTCGTTTGCATAATCGCATACAGTCCTGGTTCCAATTTGTTCTCCTCTGCTGCCAAGGCCATTGAGGCGATCAGCAGCAACGCCGATATCGTTATTACGGCACTCAGGGTTCTTTTATGCATTCCGTGCTCCTGTGGTTATCGATTGTTGGCCATGCTTTCCATCAACAGGCTGTAGAATTTCTTGGTCAGCGCTCCGGGCCTTCCCTTGCCGATCTTTCGATCGTCGATGCCCACCACCGGCATTACCTCGGTTGTGGTGCCGCTGAGGAACACCTCGTCGGCCGCGTAGAACTGATCGAGGCTCGTTGCCCGTTCCACGACCTTGATTCCGGATTTGCGTCCGAGTTTGATCAGATGGTCGCAGGTTACTCCACCGAGTATACAGTGGCTGGAAGGATGGGTGAAGGCCGTATCGTCCTTGACCATGAACGCGTTGGCCGCGGTGGCCTCGTGTAGGATTCCGTCGTGTCCGATCATCAACGCATCGAACGCCCCGGCGTCGAGGGCCGCCTGTTTGGCGCGAACGTTGCCCAGCAGGTTGACGGTCTTAATGTCGCAACGGGACCAGCGCTCGTCCGCTACGCTGATTACCGACACTCCCTTGCGAAACAGCGCCGCACTGTAGCGCTTAAGCGGACTGACCGTAATCAGCAGATTGGGTTGCGGATGCTTGGGGTAGGGATGTGCGCGCGGCGCAGTGCCGCGGCTGATCTGCAGGTAGATCTTGGCCTGGTCGATCTTTGAGAGCTTGAGCAGCTTCCTGATCTGAGCTCTTATCAGACGGATATCGACCGCTTCGAGCATCTGCATCTCGCCCAG contains:
- a CDS encoding aminotransferase class IV; its protein translation is MSDLAMVNGVVSSLDSATISVNDRGLLFGDAVYEVVAVYHGKLFLFDAHMRRLKRSLGEMQMLEAVDIRLIRAQIRKLLKLSKIDQAKIYLQISRGTAPRAHPYPKHPQPNLLITVSPLKRYSAALFRKGVSVISVADERWSRCDIKTVNLLGNVRAKQAALDAGAFDALMIGHDGILHEATAANAFMVKDDTAFTHPSSHCILGGVTCDHLIKLGRKSGIKVVERATSLDQFYAADEVFLSGTTTEVMPVVGIDDRKIGKGRPGALTKKFYSLLMESMANNR